One part of the Streptococcus sp. oral taxon 431 genome encodes these proteins:
- a CDS encoding ATP-binding cassette domain-containing protein, which produces MKKIGSIYRHYSNRKLISLTVIFTLIYAILPVSSVMFLKGFLNYIEGVSNLQLTIVSSVFYLLLSFLGPPLSQIFETELAEFRLSYLVTSYFEKTIDLPIESTISEIDLTTNRNGELFSAQSWKGYQRLMKLVPSSLAIISSLVLIAIMNDNLTRVFMIVMTLLALLVHYFNGKIPELNQAIDVLAQSQKNYTGFYSSVLTDSKMLREIKSSSYENFVQKKLSDRLLQFYELSTNKINQYGLNLLYISVLSALPYLTGIILILLGVHSGYLRVTDGIFYLSMIKVVQDNISKLLKNGEKIKTDIRLYDLYEDFLCLTTTYQNEVQKVSIGEINKVEFVDVSYKYPNSDQYVLKDIKYCFESPNRVAIVGESGSGKTTLIKLLCGFIRPTVGQILVNGIDLNKIDLKSYHQQLATVFQKTDFLAFTFRENVLSKFDCSQIKRLDTLIKELEIQDMIRNLPQGIDSHYTKYFSEEGVQLSGGQVQMLLLLRSMMKDSSLYILDEATSAMDINNEVKTIREFLKITSEKMSIIVTHRLLATKFSDDILVLDNGELVETGKHHELLENNGYYANLYKLQNKGYGEE; this is translated from the coding sequence ATGAAAAAAATAGGAAGTATCTACAGACATTATTCAAATCGAAAACTCATTTCACTGACAGTTATTTTTACACTGATATATGCAATTTTACCAGTATCTAGTGTTATGTTTTTAAAGGGGTTTTTAAATTATATTGAAGGAGTAAGTAATCTTCAACTAACGATTGTAAGTTCTGTATTCTATCTCCTTCTGAGCTTCTTGGGTCCCCCACTATCACAAATTTTTGAAACAGAGTTAGCAGAATTTCGATTATCCTATTTGGTAACTTCTTATTTTGAAAAAACAATAGATCTACCAATTGAAAGTACAATCTCAGAGATAGATTTAACAACAAATAGGAATGGGGAACTATTTTCTGCTCAAAGTTGGAAAGGATATCAGCGATTGATGAAGTTAGTCCCATCCTCTCTCGCAATTATTTCTTCATTAGTTTTAATCGCAATCATGAACGATAATTTGACTAGGGTATTTATGATTGTCATGACTTTACTAGCTTTGTTGGTTCACTATTTTAATGGTAAAATTCCTGAATTAAATCAAGCGATTGATGTATTAGCACAAAGTCAAAAGAATTATACAGGATTTTATTCCAGTGTTTTAACGGATAGCAAAATGCTACGTGAAATTAAATCATCGAGCTATGAAAATTTTGTACAGAAAAAGTTGTCTGACAGACTTTTACAGTTCTATGAATTGAGTACGAATAAAATTAATCAGTATGGTTTGAATTTATTGTATATTAGTGTGTTATCTGCTCTTCCTTATCTAACAGGAATCATTTTGATTTTACTAGGTGTTCATAGTGGATATCTGAGAGTTACAGACGGAATCTTTTATCTATCAATGATTAAAGTGGTTCAGGATAATATAAGCAAACTATTGAAAAATGGAGAAAAAATAAAAACAGATATTCGTCTATATGACTTATATGAAGACTTTTTATGCTTGACTACTACTTATCAAAATGAAGTTCAAAAAGTAAGTATTGGAGAAATTAACAAGGTAGAGTTTGTAGATGTTTCTTATAAATATCCCAATAGTGACCAGTATGTTTTGAAGGATATAAAATATTGTTTTGAATCTCCCAATCGAGTAGCAATTGTTGGCGAGAGTGGTTCTGGTAAAACAACTCTAATTAAATTATTATGTGGTTTTATAAGGCCAACTGTCGGACAGATTTTAGTGAATGGGATTGATTTAAACAAAATCGATTTGAAAAGTTATCACCAGCAACTTGCAACTGTTTTTCAAAAAACTGATTTTCTTGCCTTTACATTTCGAGAAAATGTATTATCGAAATTTGATTGCTCACAAATCAAACGATTAGATACCTTGATAAAAGAATTAGAAATACAGGATATGATTAGAAATCTACCACAAGGAATTGATAGTCACTATACCAAATATTTTTCAGAAGAAGGAGTACAACTTTCTGGCGGACAGGTCCAAATGCTGTTATTACTTCGTTCTATGATGAAAGATTCAAGTTTATATATCTTAGATGAAGCCACTTCAGCCATGGATATTAATAATGAAGTAAAAACAATTAGGGAGTTTTTGAAAATAACTTCAGAAAAGATGTCTATTATAGTAACACATCGGTTGTTGGCTACTAAATTTTCTGATGATATTTTAGTATTAGATAATGGTGAACTTGTTGAAACAGGCAAGCACCACGAACTTTTAGAAAATAATGGATATTACGCTAACTTATACAAACTACAGAATAAGGGATATGGGGAGGAATAA
- a CDS encoding ATP-binding cassette domain-containing protein — protein MDCIKRKFIPVFILYVTLLVMTNTLFNLFPTVLVYLLTAYSDQFNLLFILVIILFYLICRLISDFATKKAEMFYQVLSESKKTKIVSKMLSHTYSELQSSEIRTKLSNTLFAIDNQSLFIRYYEIITTLVYTSVTLLFSAAIISKINPFVALTCVVIVGLSIGINELKKKILLMRTNKLLNINKGLNYFEQLAKNELFLSDNKVYDLSILVNSRFHKYTAKTNKTLRKGMFRVAFFDGVSSFLGVASLVIGSIMLITLSKNQAFSELSLAITALFTFVGMIENSFAAYLQLLTVCTQLSSYYSLDKLKCVPSNFDDTSEYAIEMNNISYAYTGSNKVIDNLTMKIKKGETVALVGENGSGKTTLIGIIAGILEPQTGSVSNGVNHNYAFVQQESIQFPESIIDNIIIDKEKERSKIESVIQSVNLESILLQDENFLGKKLNPTVNADGISLSGGQFQRLTIARGLYQDSQLLILDEPTASLDIENEHTIFETVSKLHDIETKVFISHRLANCQIADTIYFLKGGKIIETGSHDELMTKKGAYYELFSKQSKIYVENDINILETHIT, from the coding sequence ATGGATTGTATCAAAAGAAAATTCATACCAGTATTTATTCTCTATGTGACTCTGTTAGTGATGACAAATACACTTTTTAACCTTTTTCCTACGGTATTAGTCTATCTCCTTACGGCCTACAGTGATCAATTTAATTTGCTTTTTATCTTAGTTATTATACTGTTCTATTTAATTTGTCGTTTAATATCAGATTTCGCAACTAAAAAGGCTGAAATGTTCTATCAGGTGTTATCTGAGTCAAAGAAGACTAAGATTGTATCAAAAATGTTGAGCCATACTTACTCAGAATTACAATCATCAGAGATTAGAACAAAGTTATCAAATACCTTATTTGCTATCGATAACCAGTCTCTTTTCATTCGATATTATGAAATTATTACTACACTAGTCTACACATCTGTAACATTGCTTTTTAGCGCTGCTATCATTAGTAAGATCAATCCATTTGTGGCACTAACATGCGTAGTGATAGTCGGGCTATCTATTGGCATAAACGAGTTAAAAAAGAAAATACTATTGATGAGAACAAATAAGTTATTAAACATCAATAAGGGACTTAACTATTTTGAACAACTAGCAAAGAATGAACTATTTTTAAGTGATAATAAAGTTTATGATCTATCTATTTTAGTAAATTCACGGTTTCATAAGTATACAGCAAAGACAAATAAGACACTCCGAAAAGGGATGTTTAGAGTTGCCTTTTTTGATGGTGTCAGTTCATTTTTAGGTGTGGCTAGTCTAGTTATCGGTTCAATCATGTTAATCACTTTATCAAAAAATCAAGCATTTTCTGAACTTAGCCTCGCTATTACCGCACTATTTACTTTTGTTGGCATGATTGAAAACTCTTTTGCAGCTTACTTACAATTATTGACCGTCTGCACCCAACTTTCGTCTTATTATAGCCTAGATAAATTAAAATGTGTACCAAGTAATTTTGATGACACCAGTGAGTACGCTATTGAGATGAATAATATTTCTTACGCCTATACAGGAAGTAATAAAGTCATTGATAACCTTACAATGAAGATTAAAAAAGGAGAAACAGTAGCTTTAGTAGGTGAAAATGGAAGTGGAAAAACAACCTTAATTGGTATTATTGCCGGGATTCTAGAACCACAAACTGGATCTGTTTCTAACGGAGTAAATCATAATTATGCGTTTGTTCAACAAGAGTCAATCCAATTTCCAGAAAGTATAATAGATAACATTATTATTGATAAGGAGAAGGAGAGAAGCAAAATTGAGTCCGTTATTCAATCAGTGAATTTAGAGTCAATATTGTTGCAGGATGAAAATTTTTTAGGGAAAAAACTAAATCCCACTGTGAATGCTGACGGTATTAGCTTATCTGGTGGTCAATTCCAACGCTTAACAATTGCACGAGGATTATATCAAGATTCTCAACTACTTATTTTAGATGAACCAACTGCTTCATTAGACATTGAAAATGAGCATACCATATTTGAAACAGTCTCCAAGTTGCATGATATTGAGACAAAGGTATTTATTTCTCATCGACTTGCTAATTGCCAGATTGCAGACACTATCTATTTTCTAAAAGGTGGCAAAATCATTGAGACTGGTAGTCATGATGAGTTAATGACTAAAAAAGGTGCTTATTATGAATTGTTTAGCAAGCAGAGCAAAATTTATGTGGAAAATGACATAAATATTTTAGAGACGCACATAACTTAA
- a CDS encoding ATP-grasp domain-containing protein, giving the protein MKKIIVLFGHKAVVKAAKEQGFYVINILQSNMLHSTFIKACNFADETVIINNLSELDGLIDRIVSTNIVAGIVSFTDTRDGVLKSAVYSEKLLSENRFVTKESVDILIDKKKMRDFLKSINLKLVPNIVPKTVDDVRQFLKVNGKSIIKPVAGQGSQDILLISPEDRFEDIFPKQLNESLSNGWLIMEKFIDGKEVSVETLTYDGVTQIFGITDKYKIPKGTPHSQFVESGHVFCANLESYLVNDIYNNVRKIFNHLNVNTTLGHTEMIIEKGTNEVYVVESHLRAGGDCIPDLVENVSGYNPYYLFFKALDGEQLPLVTNKGRSGIFYYIPEVGKISSVTKYSHTFSDDIYVKDRLDFTTLDVNPIQNSFDRKWGYIMLSGTDIEEAARKYFSEICIEYERE; this is encoded by the coding sequence ATGAAGAAAATTATAGTACTTTTTGGACATAAAGCAGTTGTAAAGGCTGCTAAAGAACAAGGATTTTATGTTATCAATATACTTCAATCCAATATGTTACACAGTACATTTATTAAAGCATGTAATTTTGCAGATGAAACTGTGATCATAAATAATTTATCAGAATTAGATGGGTTAATTGATAGAATTGTATCTACTAACATTGTAGCTGGTATTGTTTCGTTTACTGATACTAGGGACGGAGTCTTAAAATCAGCTGTCTATTCTGAAAAGCTTTTATCTGAAAATCGGTTTGTAACCAAAGAATCGGTAGATATACTTATAGATAAAAAGAAAATGAGAGATTTTTTAAAGTCAATCAATTTAAAACTAGTGCCTAATATCGTTCCCAAAACTGTTGACGACGTGAGACAATTTTTAAAGGTCAATGGAAAATCAATTATAAAACCAGTTGCAGGTCAAGGAAGTCAAGATATCCTTTTGATATCACCTGAAGATAGATTCGAAGATATTTTTCCAAAACAACTTAATGAGTCGTTATCCAATGGATGGTTGATTATGGAAAAATTTATTGATGGTAAAGAAGTAAGCGTTGAGACATTAACTTATGATGGAGTTACACAGATATTTGGGATAACAGATAAGTATAAGATTCCGAAAGGGACACCTCACTCACAATTTGTTGAGAGTGGTCATGTCTTCTGTGCAAATTTAGAATCTTACCTTGTCAATGATATTTATAATAATGTTAGGAAAATCTTTAATCATCTTAACGTCAATACTACATTGGGACACACAGAAATGATAATTGAGAAGGGAACTAATGAGGTATATGTCGTGGAATCTCATCTAAGAGCTGGGGGAGATTGCATACCAGATTTAGTCGAAAATGTATCAGGTTATAATCCATACTATTTATTTTTTAAAGCGTTAGATGGTGAACAGCTGCCTTTAGTAACAAATAAAGGGAGGTCTGGAATATTTTATTATATCCCTGAGGTTGGTAAAATATCATCTGTTACAAAGTATTCTCATACTTTTTCAGATGATATTTATGTAAAAGATAGGCTTGATTTTACAACATTAGATGTCAACCCTATACAAAATTCATTTGATAGAAAATGGGGCTATATTATGTTGTCGGGAACTGATATAGAAGAGGCAGCTAGAAAATATTTTAGTGAGATCTGTATTGAGTATGAAAGAGAGTAA
- a CDS encoding bis-aminopropyl spermidine synthase family protein: protein MKNLFANLNSSISQQMVNLADQVTYRRPSANRTFDQIFMHGGDMIQQTMLMHSFLSDKDVLFLGDGDGMSMMFGLFATQGLTSKPKSLTVLDFDERMVNNIDKFSKDFEFSVPVKASIYNVIDKVDPDLKQKFDFFYINPPYGSKNKGLSTIAWLHRCMELCKQESSGCLVIPYDENVLWTVEAMRNIQDFLIKSGFVIRDMVTGMHSYHLPEAPGLTSATLIVDRVENTSSEFEGHILPKEYVINLYGKEREIPKNISDDGTIYGYPNYDWIYGTKFW from the coding sequence TTGAAAAATTTATTTGCTAACTTAAATTCTTCAATTTCACAACAAATGGTTAACTTGGCAGACCAAGTAACATATAGAAGGCCATCAGCTAACAGAACCTTTGACCAGATTTTTATGCATGGTGGTGATATGATACAACAAACAATGCTAATGCATAGTTTTTTAAGTGATAAAGATGTGCTATTTCTTGGTGATGGTGATGGAATGAGCATGATGTTTGGGTTGTTTGCAACACAAGGACTTACCTCTAAACCTAAGAGCCTCACTGTTCTTGACTTTGATGAGAGAATGGTCAATAACATTGATAAATTTTCTAAAGATTTCGAGTTTTCAGTTCCAGTGAAAGCTTCCATTTATAATGTCATTGATAAAGTTGATCCAGATCTAAAACAAAAATTTGACTTTTTCTATATAAATCCACCTTATGGTTCTAAAAATAAAGGGTTAAGTACGATTGCTTGGTTACATAGATGTATGGAGTTATGTAAACAAGAGTCGTCTGGATGTTTGGTTATACCCTATGATGAGAATGTTTTATGGACTGTTGAAGCTATGAGAAATATTCAAGATTTTTTAATCAAAAGTGGTTTTGTAATTCGTGATATGGTTACGGGTATGCACAGTTATCACTTGCCTGAAGCACCAGGATTAACTTCAGCAACATTAATTGTTGATAGGGTTGAAAACACTTCATCTGAATTTGAAGGTCATATTCTTCCTAAAGAGTACGTAATAAATCTTTATGGTAAGGAGCGCGAAATTCCTAAAAATATAAGCGACGATGGAACTATTTATGGTTATCCAAATTATGATTGGATTTATGGAACAAAGTTTTGGTAA
- a CDS encoding ATP-grasp domain-containing protein produces MKTSIFILLGLNNFLDFIIKEAQNVDQIHIITPVGSLEYTEDYLENLLTVETEVTISTNVKIKKLEELISCIGSKATIEHIFAFEEYCLLSAAYLRQHFKIDGKKPEDVITFRDKKLMIDVLENSGINSVKIPYTEDYIDYSQVVRLLKKFKKVIAKRKDGMGSKDMAIFTSDLSDLEVKELTENIRKDKSYIIQEFIEGQVFHYDTFVINKTPIINNLMMYQENQFEFKSNKSLSAVSVSDSQLRDKLIDAAHEVIACYGMDKVTLHLELINSVNGIYFCEIGVRPGGAGVVPVIESLFGTNLFEVEYNLQSNHEELIPNEIISQVNQGGWTIVYPKKGKVTFVSDVDEILKLDGVKSADVYIKAGDSLGLGKHCATKVFQSVYTAENIDDVLSLKDKILNEFKFETE; encoded by the coding sequence ATGAAAACATCAATATTTATTTTATTGGGTTTAAATAATTTTTTAGATTTTATCATAAAAGAAGCCCAGAATGTAGATCAAATACATATTATAACACCTGTAGGGAGTCTAGAATACACAGAGGACTACTTGGAAAATTTACTTACAGTTGAAACTGAAGTCACTATTTCAACCAATGTAAAAATAAAAAAACTAGAAGAATTAATCAGTTGTATCGGTTCAAAAGCCACTATTGAGCATATTTTTGCTTTTGAAGAATACTGCTTATTAAGTGCCGCATATTTACGGCAACATTTCAAAATTGATGGAAAAAAGCCAGAGGATGTTATCACTTTTAGAGATAAGAAGCTCATGATTGATGTGCTTGAAAATAGTGGTATAAACTCTGTTAAAATTCCATATACAGAGGACTATATAGATTATAGTCAGGTTGTGAGACTGCTAAAAAAATTTAAAAAAGTTATAGCGAAAAGAAAGGATGGTATGGGCTCCAAAGATATGGCAATTTTTACAAGTGATTTGTCTGATTTAGAGGTGAAAGAACTTACAGAAAATATACGTAAAGATAAAAGCTATATAATTCAGGAATTTATAGAAGGTCAAGTGTTTCACTATGATACATTTGTTATTAATAAGACCCCAATAATTAATAACTTGATGATGTATCAAGAAAATCAATTTGAGTTTAAATCAAATAAATCTTTATCTGCAGTGTCAGTTAGTGATAGTCAACTTAGAGATAAACTTATAGATGCGGCTCATGAAGTTATAGCGTGCTATGGGATGGACAAAGTGACACTCCACTTAGAGCTTATAAATTCAGTCAATGGTATCTATTTTTGTGAGATTGGGGTCAGGCCGGGAGGGGCGGGAGTTGTCCCAGTCATTGAATCGTTATTTGGAACAAATCTTTTTGAAGTTGAGTATAACCTCCAATCAAATCATGAGGAACTAATTCCTAATGAAATAATTAGTCAAGTCAACCAGGGAGGATGGACTATAGTTTATCCTAAAAAGGGTAAAGTGACATTTGTGTCTGATGTTGATGAAATTTTAAAATTGGATGGAGTAAAATCAGCTGATGTATATATTAAAGCCGGGGACTCTTTAGGGCTTGGGAAACACTGTGCCACTAAAGTATTTCAATCTGTATATACTGCAGAAAATATTGATGATGTCCTTTCTTTAAAAGATAAAATACTAAATGAATTTAAATTTGAAACAGAATAA
- a CDS encoding DUF3173 family protein, giving the protein METVNYKDLVAIGFPEHTSRNIIRQAKKIAVKKFEEARKNDKNAVQLGCSPFDNKRLGIAPKNIVENLIGISFSDIEGEKNGYIKDKEI; this is encoded by the coding sequence ATGGAAACAGTAAACTATAAAGATTTAGTTGCGATTGGTTTTCCAGAGCACACATCAAGAAATATTATTAGACAAGCAAAAAAGATTGCTGTAAAAAAGTTTGAAGAAGCTAGAAAAAATGATAAGAATGCGGTACAATTAGGATGTTCACCTTTCGATAATAAAAGGTTAGGCATTGCTCCTAAAAATATTGTAGAAAATTTAATTGGTATTTCTTTTTCAGATATAGAAGGTGAGAAAAATGGTTATATCAAAGACAAAGAAATATAA
- a CDS encoding tyrosine-type recombinase/integrase, with the protein MVISKTKKYKGVYKDSKGKIYFQIELGVDPITGKRIQKKGRKNQQGLPFNSFKEAYEEILRLKHEFVNSTTNNSFLTFREFMEEIYLKYYQQKVQFVTYQTALPHHQLFIKQFGSKKLSDISTIDCERFRLAIIDKYSSNYAKNMWSRFKACLGYAERLGYIDRVPFKGLDNPRGKHPDTKFWTFDEFKKVINSFDISEYEGLHNYMTIWLYFMTGLRVSEGIALKWEDIDFERKWIHVHSTIEKDKNGVWYAKQQTKTVAGNRKIDLDDFTITILRKWREVQIKNDEKDYVISRFGAPLCKSTISRIIKRHAKITGVPEITGKGLRHSHASYLINVLHKDTLYVSYRLGHADKSTTLNTYSHWYYSGDSTISEEITNSLDNLGLSIYLPNSCQS; encoded by the coding sequence ATGGTTATATCAAAGACAAAGAAATATAAAGGTGTATACAAAGATTCAAAAGGAAAAATTTATTTTCAAATTGAATTAGGAGTTGATCCAATAACTGGGAAAAGAATCCAAAAGAAAGGAAGGAAAAATCAACAAGGACTACCGTTTAATTCTTTTAAGGAAGCATATGAAGAGATACTTCGTTTAAAACATGAATTTGTGAACTCTACTACTAATAATAGTTTTCTAACTTTTAGAGAGTTTATGGAAGAGATTTATTTAAAATATTATCAACAAAAAGTTCAATTTGTAACTTATCAGACCGCTTTACCACATCATCAATTATTTATTAAGCAATTTGGTAGTAAAAAATTATCAGATATTAGTACTATTGACTGTGAAAGATTTCGCTTAGCTATTATAGACAAGTATTCTAGTAACTATGCTAAAAATATGTGGTCTAGATTTAAAGCATGTCTGGGCTATGCAGAAAGATTGGGTTATATTGATAGAGTTCCTTTTAAAGGATTAGATAATCCTAGAGGAAAACACCCTGATACAAAATTTTGGACATTTGATGAATTTAAGAAGGTAATAAACTCTTTTGATATTAGTGAGTATGAGGGACTCCATAATTACATGACGATCTGGTTATATTTTATGACTGGTTTAAGAGTTAGTGAGGGTATTGCTCTTAAATGGGAAGATATTGATTTTGAACGTAAATGGATTCATGTTCATTCGACAATTGAGAAAGACAAAAACGGTGTATGGTATGCTAAACAACAAACAAAGACAGTAGCAGGGAATCGTAAAATTGATTTAGATGATTTTACGATTACAATACTTAGAAAATGGCGAGAAGTTCAAATCAAGAATGATGAAAAAGATTATGTAATATCACGTTTTGGTGCCCCCTTGTGTAAGTCTACAATTTCTAGGATAATAAAAAGGCATGCTAAGATTACTGGTGTACCAGAAATTACGGGGAAAGGATTAAGACATAGTCATGCATCTTATCTTATAAATGTGTTACATAAGGATACTTTATATGTTTCATATCGATTAGGACACGCTGATAAGTCAACTACGTTGAATACATATAGTCATTGGTATTATTCAGGTGATTCAACAATTTCAGAAGAGATTACAAACAGTTTAGATAATCTTGGATTATCAATTTACCTACCAAATTCCTGCCAGAGTTGA
- a CDS encoding GFA family protein, producing the protein MLKGSCLCKAVTYTLDEELSELVFCHCSFCRKATASAYTVNAKVSSEKLVLHGKEKLVSYSSSPGKQRYYCQNCHSQIFTVQENIPEVCALKLGTIDECDQNLQTVPKRHIFQDPAFSWLLDK; encoded by the coding sequence ATGCTTAAAGGATCTTGTTTATGTAAAGCAGTGACCTACACTCTAGATGAGGAATTATCGGAATTAGTTTTTTGTCATTGCTCATTTTGTCGGAAAGCAACTGCGTCTGCCTATACAGTTAATGCTAAAGTTAGCAGTGAAAAGCTAGTATTGCATGGAAAAGAAAAGCTTGTTTCCTATAGTTCTTCTCCAGGAAAACAGCGTTATTACTGCCAGAACTGTCATAGTCAAATTTTTACTGTTCAAGAAAATATACCAGAAGTCTGTGCTTTGAAATTAGGTACAATAGATGAATGCGATCAGAATTTACAAACTGTTCCTAAACGTCATATTTTTCAGGACCCAGCCTTTTCTTGGTTGCTTGATAAATAA
- the glyQ gene encoding glycine--tRNA ligase subunit alpha, which yields MSKKLTFQEIILTLQQYWNDQGCMLMQAYDNEKGAGTMSPYTFLRAIGPEPWNAAYVEPSRRPADGRYGENPNRLYQHHQFQVVMKPSPANIQELYLESLEKLGINPLEHDIRFVEDNWENPSTGSAGLGWEVWLDGMEITQFTYFQQVGGLATGPVTAEVTYGLERLASYIQEVDSVYDIEWAPGVKYGEIFLQPEYEHSKYSFEVSDQDMLLENFEKFEKEAGRALELGLVHPAYDYVLKCSHTFNLLDARGAVSVTERAGYIARIRNLARVVAKTFVAERKKLGYPLLDEATRAKLLAEEEE from the coding sequence ATGTCTAAAAAATTGACTTTCCAGGAAATCATCCTTACTTTGCAACAATACTGGAATGACCAGGGTTGTATGCTCATGCAGGCTTATGATAACGAAAAAGGTGCGGGAACCATGAGTCCTTACACTTTCCTTCGTGCTATTGGTCCTGAGCCATGGAATGCAGCTTATGTAGAGCCATCACGTCGTCCAGCAGACGGTCGTTACGGGGAAAATCCAAACCGTCTTTACCAACACCATCAATTCCAAGTGGTTATGAAACCTTCTCCAGCAAATATTCAGGAGCTTTACCTTGAGTCTTTGGAGAAATTGGGAATCAATCCTTTGGAACACGATATTCGTTTCGTTGAAGATAACTGGGAAAACCCATCAACTGGTTCAGCTGGTCTTGGATGGGAAGTTTGGCTTGACGGTATGGAAATTACTCAATTCACTTACTTCCAACAAGTCGGTGGCTTGGCAACTGGTCCTGTTACAGCTGAGGTTACTTATGGTTTGGAACGTTTAGCTTCTTACATTCAAGAGGTAGACTCAGTTTACGATATCGAGTGGGCTCCAGGTGTTAAATACGGAGAAATCTTCCTTCAACCTGAATACGAGCATTCAAAATACAGCTTTGAAGTTTCAGACCAAGACATGCTTCTTGAAAACTTTGAAAAATTTGAAAAAGAAGCTGGACGTGCATTAGAACTAGGTCTTGTGCACCCAGCCTACGACTATGTTTTGAAATGTTCACATACCTTCAACTTGCTTGATGCTCGTGGAGCCGTATCTGTTACAGAACGTGCCGGTTACATTGCCCGTATTCGAAACTTGGCCCGTGTTGTAGCTAAAACTTTCGTCGCCGAACGTAAGAAACTTGGCTACCCACTTCTCGACGAGGCAACACGCGCCAAACTCCTAGCAGAAGAGGAAGAATAA